A genomic window from Nematostella vectensis chromosome 9, jaNemVect1.1, whole genome shotgun sequence includes:
- the LOC5512396 gene encoding hemicentin-2, translating to MERNPRVESTYLPGNSNTLNHVRTLGIFYAVCVVVCSLPFHARGELQYRADIFAVSPPDEAFVKTGASVTFKWKLPVTQKHFRHLLNVTFGRGTPDQPMEPLITVNFSPKGTNKSVHLVYNVSGRYRGRLRWAGRAGRVAFELRNVTSEDTGRYAMVAAAQTSRVLIVDNVGLVVNYPPRLRNPLSSMKQVRLPEGESVDILCDVKSCPRARVMWSRDGLVLQNQTRRHALSLRRVELSHTGIYECDAANELGSVRNKVLVIVTSCPEPASQPSHAASSTGHSPSTLISMVAPAAVFFVILAAYCFFKCSNRQQQQHPIQKSQSSYRISKSSSTTDEQTANLLGEWSQFTDRGEKI from the exons ATGGAGAGAAACCCTCGCGTCGAGTCGACATATTTACCGGGAAATTCTAATACACTAAACCACGTCCGGACACTCGGTATTTTCTACGCAGTCTGCGTGGTTGTGTGTTCATTGCCGTTTCATGCGAGAG GCGAACTACAATACCGTGCAGATATTTTTGCCGTTTCACCACCAGACGAAGCGTTCGTGAAAACTGGCGCATCAGTCACATTCAAATGGAAGCTCCCGGTAACGCAAAAGCACTTCCGTCACTTACTAAACGTTACATTTGGCCGCGGTACACCGGATCAGCCCATGGAACCTTTAATAACAGTCAACTTCTCTCCGAAAGGAACAAACAAGTCGGTGCACTTGGTGTACAATGTGTCAGGGAGATACCGAGGAAGATTACGGTGGGCGGGGCGAGCTGGGAGGGTAGCATTTGAGTTGAGGAATGTGACAAGTGAAGACACTGGTAGATATGCTATGGTGGCAGCGGCACAGACCTCGAGGGTCTTGATAGTCGATAACGTCGGGCTGGTAGTGAATT ACCCACCGAGGCTTCGCAATCCCTTATCTTCGATGAAACAAGTGCGTCTTCCAGAAGGCGAGTCTGTCGACATTTTGTGTGATGTCAAGAGCTGCCCACGTGCTCGAGTgatgtggtcacgtgatggtCTCGTGCTGCAGAACCAAACCAGGCGCCATGCGCTGTCGCTCAGACGCGTGGAACTATCACATACGGGGATTTACGAGTGTGATGCAGCCAATGAGCTTGGGAGTGTGCGGAACAAGGTGTTGGTAATAGTGACGTCATGCCCCGAGCCTGCCAGTCAGCCCAGTCATG CTGCGTCAAGTACTGGTCATAGTCCCAGTACCCTGATTTCCATGGTTGCCCCTGCGGCAGTTTTCTTCGTTATCCTCGCTGCTTATTGCTTTTTTAAATGCTCTAATcgacaacagcaacagcaccCAATACA GAAAAGCCAATCGTCCTACAGAATTTCCAAGAGTTCTTCAACCACTGACGAGCAAACTGCAAACCTTCTTGGGGAATGGTCCCAGTTTACCGACCGAGGGGAGAAGATCTGA